From a single Nitrospira sp. genomic region:
- a CDS encoding GTP-binding protein encodes MATATELMAPVPVTVLAGFLGAGKTTLLNRILTTEHGKRVAVIVNEFGEVGIDNQLVIGADEEIFEMNNGCICCTVRGDLIRIIGNLLKRKDRFDYMVIETTGLADPAPVAQTFFVDDEMKRRLLLDGIVTVVDSKHIWEHLNKSPEAKEQIAFADVILLNKIDLVPAGEVNELEARVRAINVMAKIHRTKDAQIEINRLLNIGAFDLSRKLEIDPNFLGEEAHQHDPAVFSVALVEDGLVDEGKVNDWFREVLSTMGTKIYRMKGILNVEDRDHRFVFQGVHMLFDGKADRAWKAGEVRNNQLVFIGKDLDRDALTKGFRSCLV; translated from the coding sequence ATGGCAACTGCGACGGAATTGATGGCTCCAGTGCCGGTGACGGTACTCGCCGGTTTTCTAGGGGCAGGAAAGACGACGCTGCTCAATCGAATCTTGACGACCGAGCACGGCAAGCGTGTGGCGGTCATCGTCAACGAATTCGGTGAGGTCGGGATCGATAACCAGCTCGTCATCGGGGCAGATGAAGAGATCTTTGAGATGAACAACGGCTGCATCTGCTGCACCGTGCGCGGCGATTTGATCAGGATCATCGGGAATCTTCTCAAGCGGAAAGATCGATTCGATTACATGGTGATTGAGACGACCGGATTGGCCGATCCTGCGCCGGTTGCGCAGACATTCTTTGTGGATGATGAGATGAAGCGGCGACTGTTGCTGGATGGCATCGTGACCGTCGTCGACTCTAAACATATCTGGGAGCACCTCAATAAGAGCCCGGAGGCCAAGGAGCAAATCGCCTTTGCCGACGTCATCCTGTTGAACAAAATCGATCTCGTTCCGGCGGGAGAGGTCAACGAATTGGAAGCGCGAGTACGGGCGATCAACGTGATGGCAAAGATTCATCGGACCAAGGATGCGCAAATTGAGATCAATCGATTGTTGAATATCGGCGCGTTCGATCTGAGCCGCAAGCTCGAAATCGACCCGAATTTTCTCGGAGAAGAGGCGCACCAGCACGACCCCGCTGTGTTTTCCGTGGCTCTTGTTGAGGATGGACTGGTGGATGAGGGGAAAGTGAACGACTGGTTTCGTGAAGTACTGAGTACCATGGGGACAAAGATCTATCGGATGAAGGGCATTCTGAATGTCGAAGATCGTGACCATCGGTTTGTGTTCCAGGGCGTGCATATGCTGTTCGACGGGAAGGCTGATCGTGCCTGGAAAGCCGGTGAAGTCCGCAATAACCAGCTGGTGTTCATCGGAAAAGACTTGGACCGGGATGCGCTGACGAAGGGGTTCCGATCATGCCTCGTCTAG
- a CDS encoding transcriptional repressor, whose protein sequence is MTTSIVESLKSGGKKLTRARKAILAVLERNTLPITVAEVHAGLVKAKTDVDLVTVYRNLAMLQELGLVNAVGFQEGQMRYEVVHGRAHHHHIQCRGCGKIIDLMLCPLKKLTKLIEEQTRFSVDGHSLEFFGWCPQCR, encoded by the coding sequence ATGACCACCTCTATTGTTGAGAGCCTCAAGTCGGGTGGAAAGAAGCTCACGAGGGCCAGGAAGGCCATTCTCGCCGTTCTTGAGCGGAATACACTCCCCATTACAGTGGCTGAGGTGCATGCGGGTTTGGTCAAGGCCAAAACGGATGTCGATCTTGTGACGGTCTACCGTAACCTGGCGATGCTCCAAGAGCTCGGTCTGGTGAATGCCGTCGGATTTCAGGAAGGACAGATGCGCTATGAAGTGGTGCATGGGCGGGCGCATCACCACCATATTCAGTGCCGGGGTTGTGGGAAAATCATCGATCTGATGCTCTGCCCGTTGAAGAAGTTGACAAAGCTCATTGAAGAACAGACTCGATTCTCCGTGGATGGTCATTCCTTGGAGTTTTTCGGATGGTGTCCACAATGCCGATAA
- a CDS encoding TatD family hydrolase: MLIDTHTHLDDARYNDDREAMIARAREAGVEAFLTIGCDLTTSRAAVALGDHYPFVYASVGVHPHEVKHIQDDWYDEFRRLARSQKVVAYGEIGLDYHYNHSSPKEQRDRFREQIQLARELTLPVIIHTREAQEDTITILREEKASDVGGVFHCFAGDVWLAKEALDLGFYLSFSGILTFHNATALREIAKQAPLDRVLIETDCPYLTPVPHRGKRNEPAYVTQVAQQLASVHGSALSFEQIGRQTSDNAKRLFKIV, encoded by the coding sequence ATGTTGATTGATACCCATACGCATCTCGACGACGCACGCTACAACGACGACCGTGAGGCCATGATCGCCCGTGCGCGGGAAGCCGGCGTTGAAGCCTTTCTCACCATCGGCTGCGATTTGACGACCAGTCGGGCAGCCGTTGCACTCGGTGATCACTACCCGTTTGTCTACGCCTCAGTCGGGGTCCATCCACACGAGGTCAAACACATCCAGGACGACTGGTACGATGAGTTTCGCCGCCTTGCAAGAAGCCAAAAGGTTGTCGCCTATGGCGAGATCGGACTCGACTACCACTACAACCATTCTTCACCGAAGGAACAGCGGGATCGATTCCGCGAACAGATTCAACTCGCACGCGAACTCACGCTTCCCGTGATCATCCACACACGGGAGGCGCAGGAAGATACGATCACAATTTTAAGAGAAGAGAAGGCCTCGGATGTCGGCGGGGTGTTTCACTGCTTTGCTGGAGATGTCTGGCTGGCGAAAGAAGCGTTGGACCTTGGGTTTTATCTGTCGTTTTCTGGAATCTTAACGTTTCACAATGCGACGGCGCTACGCGAGATCGCCAAGCAAGCACCGCTGGACCGCGTGCTCATCGAGACCGATTGCCCGTATCTCACCCCGGTTCCCCATCGCGGAAAGCGCAATGAGCCGGCTTACGTGACTCAGGTCGCACAGCAATTAGCATCCGTTCACGGCTCGGCTCTGTCTTTCGAGCAGATCGGCAGACAGACCAGCGACAACGCAAAGCGACTCTTCAAAATCGTTTGA
- a CDS encoding NYN domain-containing protein gives MPTHVIIDGYNLLGTGGVRRGYSESDRERLLHDLAGYRHRTGHAITVVFDGWQQGRSTEQREHRAGVQVIYSKRGERADQVIQRSAREYGADCAIVSSDHEIMNVARAHGAFIIGAQEFAQKLRGASASPRTIPHKELDPGDDVRSSRGPGKKGNPRKLPKSQRQRDRQFKRF, from the coding sequence ATGCCGACACATGTGATCATCGATGGGTATAATCTTCTCGGAACCGGTGGAGTTCGCAGGGGATATAGTGAATCTGACCGTGAACGATTACTGCATGATTTGGCCGGCTATCGGCATCGCACAGGGCATGCCATCACCGTGGTGTTCGATGGGTGGCAACAGGGGCGATCAACCGAACAGCGGGAGCATCGTGCCGGAGTCCAGGTGATCTATTCAAAACGAGGTGAGCGGGCGGATCAGGTTATCCAGCGTTCGGCACGGGAGTATGGGGCGGATTGTGCGATCGTCAGTTCTGACCATGAAATCATGAACGTCGCCCGGGCTCATGGAGCATTTATCATAGGGGCTCAGGAGTTTGCCCAGAAGCTCCGGGGAGCCTCGGCTTCGCCCAGAACGATTCCACACAAGGAACTGGATCCAGGGGATGACGTTCGTTCAAGCCGTGGTCCCGGGAAAAAGGGGAACCCCAGAAAGCTGCCGAAGTCTCAACGGCAACGCGATCGCCAATTCAAACGATTTTGA